One window from the genome of Bubalus kerabau isolate K-KA32 ecotype Philippines breed swamp buffalo chromosome 17, PCC_UOA_SB_1v2, whole genome shotgun sequence encodes:
- the LOC129631893 gene encoding metallothionein-4, with protein MDSGECTCMSGGTCACGDNCKCTTCSCKTCRKSCCPCCPPGCAKCARGCICKGASDKCSCCP; from the exons ATGGACTCTGGGGAATGCACCTGCATGTCTG GAGGAACCTGCGCCTGCGGAGACAACTGCAAATGCACAACTTGCAGCTGTAAAACGTGTCGAAAAA GCTGCTGTCCTTGCTGCCCCCCGGGCTGCGCCAAGTGTGCCCGGGGCTGCATCTGCAAAGGGGCATCGGACAAATGCAGCTGCTGCCCCTGA